The Saccharomyces paradoxus chromosome XV, complete sequence DNA window atttttAAGGATTTGTTTAGCACCCATCTGACTTCAGTCAACATAACCTTTCGCCACCAGGCTTTCCTTACCTTTTGCTGCTAGCTTGTTACGGGTTTTCCTATTTCTGGTCAATTTTTTAGTCTGTAATACTGATTAAgctaaaaaatttgagcTTCTTTGTTGAGATTATTTTTGTGCTTTCAGGTATATTCTAGCTCGACGAAGGTAACAGACAAAAATGTCAGCTTTATTACCAAGATTTCTCACAAGAACAGCTATTAGAGCTCCTGGAAATCCTCTGAGGCTCTCCTCAGTGATTTCTAGGGCCTTTTCTCTAACTGCTACTTCCTACGCAGCTGCTTTTGATCGTTCCAAACCGCATGTAAATATAGGTACGATCGGCCATGTTGATCATGGGAAGACGACTTTGACCGCAGCCATTACCAAAACTTTAGCTGCAAAAGGTGGTGCCAACTTCTTAGATTATGCTGCCATTGATAAGGCTCCAGAAGAAAGAGCTCGTGGTATCACAATTTCCACCGCTCACGTTGAATACGAAACGGCTAAGAGACATTATTCTCACGTCGACTGTCCAGGTCACGCTGAttatattaaaaatatgATTACGGGTGCTGCCCAAATGGATGGTGCTATCATTGTTGTGGCTGCTACCGATGGACAAATGCCCCAAACTAGAGAACATTTGCTGCTGGCTAGACAAGTTGGTGTCCAACATATAGTCGTTTTTGTTAACAAGGTTGATACTATTGATGATCCAGAAATGCTAGAATTAGTCGAAATGGAAATGAGGGAGCTATTAAACGAATACGGCTTTGACGGTGACAACGCCCCAATTATCATGGGTTCTGCCCTTTGCGCTTTGGAAGGTCGTCAACCTGAAATTGGGGAGCAGGCTATCATGAAGCTTTTGGATGCAGTTGATGAGTATATTCCTACACCTGAAAGAGACTTGAACAAGCCTTTCTTGATGCCCGTTGAAGATATCTTTTCTATCTCTGGTAGAGGCACCGTGGTCACTGGTCGTGTGGAAAGAGGTAACTTAAAGAAGGGTGAAGAATTAGAAATTGTTGGTCACAACACTACCCCTTTGAAAACAATTGTTACTGGTATCGAGATGTTTAGAAAGGAATTGGACTCTGCTATGGCAGGTGACAACGCCGGTGTCCTACTTAGAGGTATCAGGAGAGATCAATTGAAGAGAGGTATGGTCCTAGCTAAGCCAGGCACCGTTAAAGCTCATACCAAGATTCTAGCCTCtttgtatattttatcCAAGGAGGAAGGTGGTAGGCATTCCGGGTTTGGTGAAAACTACAGACCACAAATGTTTATAAGAACTGCTGATGTTACAGTTGTGATGAGGTTTCCTAAGGAAGTTGAAGATCATTCTATGCAAGTTATGCCAGGAGACAATGTTGAAATGGAATGTGATTTGATTCATCCTACCCCATTAGAAGTTGGTCAACGTTTCAATATTAGAGAAGGCGGTAGAACTGTTGGTACAGGTCTAATCACACGTATTATTGAATAGACTTATTGATGTAACCGGAGTGTATTTCTATATGTTCCGTTTGTATCCCCTCtcataatatatatacttgttcagttaaaaaatttcatacGTGTAAATAAAGAGCCATAAATTCTTCCGGCATCCACTTTTAGCAGGATGCTGCTAACACTAAATTTTAAGATTTCATATACGCACGCCAAAGACGTGTTCATGTATTTAACAGACATCAAGGCGTTTTTCGACAGCGTTTTTGTTGATTTGTTTACTTTCCGACGTACTGCTAcgaaaaaaagcaaagaaaaatacaaaagacAAAACATTCGCAAATGATGACAACTTGAAACCGCCAAAAGTCATCGCTTAGAAATTTTGAGGCGAAAGGCTGCTCCTGTAAAGGTTCTTCTTACATGGTAAAAGGGTATTAGTATTAGCACAGTATTGACTATGAACGATATGGCAAAGCCTCTCCCTACTCCACCAACTGTTGAGATCAGGAAAAGTCGATCAAATTCACCAAGAAAAGCTcagaaaacaaatacaagCCCCAACAAGAATCGCAATAATGTGAAAAGTGTACCTGAATCAAAAGGAAGAACCACAAATGAGCACGATAATATAGAGGATGAGGAGTTTGAATTCTTCCATCAATTTAGTCGGGAGAAAGTGAAAGGCGTCATACACGTAATCACTGCTGAACTTAAGGAAAAAGGTCCAGAtgttgaatttttgatgatacCGTTCAGGCCGGAACAAACGAACGACAAATTATTGACATTATTAAATCAGTTATTCCCACTAGGAAACGGACAACCAGTTAACGAAAAAAGGCAGCTAAAAATTATTTCCAAAACCGATGTCTGGACTTTATTTCAGTGCTTGAAATACATTTGGTGCAGACTTCCAAATTCAGAAATTATAGGTTGGAAATCTTATATGGAATTTAAATTCAGAGAAGAGGATAAAGAATTTCCTCGAAAATCATTTTTAGAAATCATGCCTCAATGTCTGGCATCTCCAAATCATGCATCGATCGTTTacgatttttttgatttgattatctcaatttcatcaaattcaagagTTAACAAAATGAGTGCcagaaaaatatcaaagatgTGCGCAATCTGGGCATTTAGTAAACAGAAACCAAATTCCGATGTTCAGGATTACGATTTTGAATCAGGCGCTATAGAGTCATCTGCTCCTAATAATTCCATACAAGATGGGTTAGATCAATGGATTCCTGCTTCGGATGCCATGTTTCATCTACTCTTAGCATTTTTAAGAAGTTTCGTTCCTCAGGATCTTGAATCTGCAAAACTGCCGCGAACACTTAAGAGTTTATTGTTCAATAATCAGTATCctccaagaaaatcaacaGCGTACACATCAGAGACAATTTTAACCATTCCCCTAGTGACTTTAAAGACAGATGTGTTTTCGAGAAAGCCTTGGCAATTATTGGAACGCTGCAATGATCTTCTAGACTTCACCGATCATGATGCCTTTGAAGCAAGAGAAGATTACGCTTTATTAAAGTCTTTATtcagaaagaaaaacacGGTGGAGGGAATTAGCAGGAAAATGTCCCAGGAGTCAAGAAGATTGATGAAAGCAATGTCTACCAAACATTCAACATTTCAACCAGGTTGGGCTCCCAGAAAATGTATTGAAAACGTTTCTCATTTAAAAGAATGCATCGAGGTTAAAAGACTAGATATTGATGattattttatttggaCTTGGCTGTCATCCCTTTCTTTCGAACAAACAtccgaaaaaaaaaaaatatttggaagaTCTATTATACTAGAATTCGAATTTGATGGATTTAAAAAATGGGTGGTTTTCCAAGAATGTGATGTAACATTAGATTACAACAAAAAGGGTCAGTTCAAGAGAAAGAGTTCTGTGCACTCATCGTCGGCCGAAAAGGAACAACCTCCCGATTTTGAGTTAGCGGATCAACCTCTCTCCAAGTCACCTACATTATCTCAAACCtacaaaaaattccaaGCTGAGGTACCTCAGCAAAGTACTATTCAAAGGGATTCAGCGCCCGATAACCAAGGAATTTACCACACAGTCATTAGTAAAAATGCGTTGGCCAAGAACAAGCATAATGTGAATTTGCATTCGTTTGAACATAAAATCTCCAAGTGGAATCCTTTAAACAACCTACGAAAGAAAGGTGGTAGTAACTCTAGTAGTTCGTCTTCTTTTGAGAACAAGAGCAAGGACGCTCCCATCCGTGAAGAGTATCATACAGGCAAAAATCAtaaatcaaagaaagaagagcGGGTTCTATCTGAATTTAGCACACTTAATCCAGACGAATATCAATTACCAGTCATCGAGACCGATTCATCAACTTTTAAGATTGATATACCAGAATTAATGTACGAacatgatgatgatgagggTGAAAAGGGCCCTGCCGTCCTAATGAACAACGAACTTGCAAATCCACACATAAAAGCCGCTGACTCAACCATTGAAGAACTAAACGGCATggttgaagaaatgatgTTTAGTGAGCCAGAAGATGTGAAAATATCCATAACTGAGGCGGAAACTTTCGAATCATTGACAAAGTTTGATCAATATAAACCATCCAATATAACTGACGATGACTTACAAAGTAGCCATTCAAGCGCCATTCACTCTCTGAAATTGAGTACCAATACAAACGATTCATGCGCTGATAGTTCCAAATACACCGCTGATAGAAAATTAGTGGAACCAAGAAAGGTTTCCGAGGAATCTAAACTCAATGACGATTCATCTTCATATTATTCTCCAAATATAAATAACTTACCGAAGTCAAGGATGCCTAGTCAACCAACTTATTCAAACTCggattcaaaaaaagtatcCACGAATGAGTCTCGCCTGAACGTCTTACAAGGCGCGGCTAATCCGCCACAACAGGTAATACCAAAACCACCAAGAAGAGCACCTGGAAACAGCATATCTCCTGTTCAGCAGAAATGCTATCAAAACGATCGTAGAGATGAACTGTCACCTGCGAGTGCACCAGTTCCGTCTTCTGCATATTCACCTGTGAGGTCTCCCCAATTTTCCACAACCTCGGCAGGATTTAAGCAGAATACGCTTAATATGCCTGTCGGATATAAAGAACCTGCTCACGTTTTAGCAAACCAACAACCTATGATGTATCGGGACCAGCATAATTATCCTcctcaacaacaaaaacaacGCCCTTTCCAAAATACTATTGTGCCCCCAGAACTAAAGTTTAGAAATCAACGAACAGAAGATTTACCAATCTCCCAACATACGGTGCCAGTGAAACAAGGTGTGCCCAATGTGCCATCTAATGTTCCATTATATCAACAAATGGAACGCATGAATCCAATCTACCAGCACCCTGTAAATAATCACAAAGTAACTCAGCTACCACATCATAAAAACGCGACAAATGCTTATGGAAAAGGCCATGCAGACAATGTGCAAATGCTAGATGGAAAGTGGGGCAACCATCCGCCACGGATGATGCCCAAGGGGGTTCGCTCCAATCAATATCCACAACAGCATGTTAACAGGTATACACCGCAGGCTCAACCTGTTGTGCCCGCAGAATATTACAATGGACCTCCGCCTATGCAAGCACCCCCAATGATGTCCCATATGATACCAGCTCAGGAGCCAGTGCACTACACGGCTGGTGCCAACAGGCGCAGTTTTCCCCAAAGCATGAAGCAAAATGCCTATGCCGTACCCGTTCAGCCAATGGGGGCTCTAAATGGTGAATTTTATCTACCAGAAGCTCCCCAGGGAAACAAACTGCATGGAAACATTAATAAGAGACAggagagaaagaaactatATGATAACATTAGGAGCGGAAACTTCGGAATATAGAAATACTTTATATCTGAAAGAATCATCTTCATGATATCCCAGTGGTTctagatttttttaaagaaacatatatatatatatatatatatatatatgtcaTTGCACACATTTTGGacaataatgaagaattaaCTCTACAACAAGATTTTTAACTCCTACAAATGGCAGTCAGTATCGGTGAACAAGAATTGTGATATTTCCCTTTCCATATTCAACATCATATCCACATCATTTTGTTTGTACGCTAGTTTCCTTCTTAACTCTTATGTCATGCGGATATATATAGTTCGCCGCCAGGAGCTTTTCTCGCGGTTAAAACTTTAACGTACAGCTGACGGGTaagtatttatataatcaGTGTGATTTTAAAgatatcaacaaaatatagTACAATGCCATTACATTTCTTATTTACATCGGTTGaaagataaataaaatctCCTGACAATTGTGGTATGTCCCAAGAAAGTAGCGTTTTATCCGAATCACAGGAACAACTTGGTAATAACCCTAAAATAGAGGACACGAGCTCAGCCTCTGCCAATCCCAGAGATAATAGCAAACCCGTACTTCCGTGGGATTACAAAGATAAAGCGATAGAGATCAAGAGCTTCAGTGGCTATAAGGTCAATTTTACTGGCTGGATAAGAAGAGATGTGAGGGAAAAACGTCAAAATCAAGCTGTAGATACTACATCCGACATTAAAGAATCAGATGACAAATCCACGGGGAAAAAAGAACCAGCGGATGAGGACCCTGAAGggaaagaatttgaagaagagagAGAAGACAGATTGGAATCGTGAGATGATGTCAACAGTTCGAAGTAGTGCTCATGGGCCCACACCTCTGGTTTGGTAAGTAGTTCATAAAGTCTCCAAATTAACTACATTTAAGTAACCAAATCTGGTAATGCAGCAAGAAAGAACATCACATGCACAACTGTATAGGTAAATATACGTATAAATTTAAACTTATCCAGATACAAAGGACCAGAAATAGTGTTAACAAttgtaaaagaaaactagCATggaaattcttttcaagaaaaaggtatTAAAAAAGCCAAAAACTAAGCTATCAACATGTTCAACCTATTAGGCTTCTATACAACGATCATATAATATGTTTGTTGACTATATGCTGACACAAAGCGCAACGATTCTATCTAATATTGACAAATTTAGTTTAGTCGACCTGGTAAGCTACATCCctatattttattttcatctcTAACACCAAAATATTGATTTCTAAAAGTCTCTCTGCCCGTTATTTGTTCCAACACCAAGCTGAAAGAGTTTTATTTGTGGTGGTATTCGCTGTCAGCTTAGGAAAAAGCAGTCTCGAAACGACACTAAAAAAGCGGCGCGTCTGATTCATTAAAATCTTGTCAATAGCGTTTTCAGTCTTTGTGTAAAGATTTCTTGCATCACTCACCACCTCTTTTGTAGCAATGACTATATTCAGACAACCTCACATTCATTAATTCAACTTTCTCTCATAGTTGCCGATTGCGAGCAAATCCTCTAAAAATTCGAAAGAGAGACTTAGTCGTTAGACACAGGCACTCCATATAAAAGCTGCtttctaaaaataaatggttTCGTTTAGAGGGCTGACTGCGCTAACGCTACTTTTTACTAAATTAGTAAGCTGCAATCCTGTTTCCACTAAAAATAGGGATTCTATACAGTTTAtttataaagaaaatgataatgtATACTCTGCCATCGATGGTCAAACcattaatgaaaaagttcatgGAGTTAATTTAGGTGGATGGCTAGTATTGGAGCCGTATATAACACCTTCTTTATTCGAAGTTTTCCGCACAAACCCGTACAATGATGACGGTATTCCTGTTGATGAATACCATTTTTGTCAAAAGTTAGGCTACGAAAAAGCAAAGGAACGCCTTTATAACCATTGGTCGACATTTTACAAAGAGGAAGACTTCGCAAAGATTGCTTCTCAAGGCTTCAATTTGGTTAGGATTCCTATTGGGTATTGGGCCTTTACAACGTTGAGTCATGATCCCTATGTTACCGCCGAGCAGGAATACTTTTTGGACCGGGCTATCGATTGGGCTAGGAAATATGGTTTGAAAGTATGGATTGATCTTCATGGAGCGGCTGGTTCACAAAATGGATTTGATAACTCGGGGTTGAGAGATTCATATAAGTTTCTGGATGATGAGAATTTAAGTGCCACCATGAAAGCTTTAACGTACATTTTAAGCAAATACTCAACTGACGTATACCTCGATACTGTTACTGGAATCGAATTGCTCAATGAACCGTTAGGACCAGTTATCGACATGGAGaggctgaaaaatttgctTTTGAAGCCGGCTTATGACTACCtaagaaataaaattaatAGTAAGCAAATCATTGTCATACATGATGCTTTCCAACCCTACAATTACTGGGATAGCTTTTTAAATGATGAGAAGAAGGAATATGGCGTCATAATtgatcatcatcattaccAAGTGTTCTCACCGGTGGAattaacaagaaaaatggatgAACGCATAAAAATTGCCTGTCAGTGGGGATATGGTGCCCTAAGCGAGAAGCATTGGTCCGTAGCAGGCGAATTCTCGGCGGCCTTGACAGATTGTACAAAGTGGTTGAATGGAGTTGGCCTTGGCGCCAGATATGATGGAAGTTGGGCTAAAGACAATGAGAAATCACATTACATCAATTCGTGCACAAACAACGAGAATGTTGCCTTGTGGcctgaagaaagaaaacaggACACCAGAAAGTTTATTGAGGCCCAATTAGATGCTTTTGAAATGACTGGGGGATGGATAATGTGGTGTTACAAGACAGAGGATAGTATCGAATGggatgttgaaaaattgatcCAGCATAACCTTTTTCCGCAACCTATCAACGATAGAAAATATCCGAATCAATGTCGCTGAAATTTCGTGGCAAACATTTAAGGTCTTTGGACGGTGATGATCGTTATTAAAAGTAAAATTTTGCCAACTAAAACTATCTATATAACATCAAAggtatataaataaaacatAGTTTATATCTCATAACTATACAAACAAGATGCTTCTACTAGCAGctatattcattttcatctaaAACTATGAATGGGAGTTCCTTATGATTATTTGTTGACATTACGTGGGGGGAAGCACGAGATACGGGTCGCTGTCGATACCGCCGGACGGTTTATTTAGCTAGTGTAATGAACATgagatgaagaaaaacaataaagaatTACAAACCTGTCAGCGGTTCTATGAATAAACAGTGTAGGACCTCTATACCGATATTTGCATTTATCTGTTGGGTGATTGAAAGGAGACGCTGGACTACTATCTTTTGGGCTATACATCTGTTAAATGGCAGCAGTACCCACTATCGACCTTACGCTAGCCGACTCAGATAATGAAGACGTATTCCattccttttcatcttcaacgAGCATGGATAAGGTAgatattggaaaagaaaatggaaaggtAAGGATGGTGGGCTTAGAACTTGCCCGATCTAATGAAGATACAGAGCAGCCTCCCTCACACGCTTTCAAGACAGACGtgtcaaaaaatgaaagctCCAATActattcttttgaagaacaagGTAATCACGGACAACGCCTTCAACAATGCAAAATATTCCGACGAAATACATCGGCAGCATGATTTGAAGGAGGAAATGATGGGATCTTACAATGATGAGAAAGAAACACGAGAGAGTAGTTCATGTGCGGAGATGACAAAGCCTTTTTATGAGAATGGTCACGCACCCTTATCAAATAATTATAAGCCAAAAGACGATGAGAAAGGAATGGTTCAAAATGAAGTTGGGAAAGACAACGCCGGTGACATTTTTTCCTCATACTTTCCCAAAGACTATGACGGCAGTGAAGATGATTTCGAACCCAATACTTGTCAGGACAGCAGTTTGGACTTTCAAGAACTGaaattaaaattgaataaCAAGCCTTTAGAGGAGCGGTATGGCAACCCTGAAACAGGGGACAGccatttgaaaagtgaagaaaatgatcGAACAAAAAGAGTCACTACCATAAGCCATCATGATTTACCTCTAGAATTTACCGCTTATCAGGAATCCAAGACCCATAGCAACTCCAAAGGTACTATATCTAAAATCCTAAATGTACAGCAAACGCCAGAATTAGCATCCAATCTAAGCCCTGTGGAGAGCGCCCTTAAAAACGAGGCGAGCAAGGTAGAGGGGAAGATGACCGTTCGTCTTCCAGGGCTTCAAAGCAATTTTGCCGCACTTGAGCAAGAACAAAGTGAACTATTCAGACACTTCGGTGAACAACCTGTTTATATTGGCGATTTTGATGGTAAGATTAAACGGAAGCATAGCGGGGACTTGGAAGATAGCAAAATACTTAAGAGGCCGGTATTGCCCTTAAAATGCTTAGATCACAAGTCTCATGATTTACGTGCTTCCGAACAGAG harbors:
- the IES4 gene encoding Ies4p (Component of the INO80 chromatiin remodeling complex~similar to YOR189W) — its product is MSQESSVLSESQEQLGNNPKIEDTSSASANPRDNSKPVLPWDYKDKAIEIKSFSGYKVNFTGWIRRDVREKRQNQAVDTTSDIKESDDKSTGKKEPADEDPEGKEFEEEREDRLES
- the MSB1 gene encoding Msb1p (similar to YOR188W) produces the protein MNDMAKPLPTPPTVEIRKSRSNSPRKAQKTNTSPNKNRNNVKSVPESKGRTTNEHDNIEDEEFEFFHQFSREKVKGVIHVITAELKEKGPDVEFLMIPFRPEQTNDKLLTLLNQLFPLGNGQPVNEKRQLKIISKTDVWTLFQCLKYIWCRLPNSEIIGWKSYMEFKFREEDKEFPRKSFLEIMPQCLASPNHASIVYDFFDLIISISSNSRVNKMSARKISKMCAIWAFSKQKPNSDVQDYDFESGAIESSAPNNSIQDGLDQWIPASDAMFHLLLAFLRSFVPQDLESAKLPRTLKSLLFNNQYPPRKSTAYTSETILTIPLVTLKTDVFSRKPWQLLERCNDLLDFTDHDAFEAREDYALLKSLFRKKNTVEGISRKMSQESRRLMKAMSTKHSTFQPGWAPRKCIENVSHLKECIEVKRLDIDDYFIWTWLSSLSFEQTSEKKKIFGRSIILEFEFDGFKKWVVFQECDVTLDYNKKGQFKRKSSVHSSSAEKEQPPDFELADQPLSKSPTLSQTYKKFQAEVPQQSTIQRDSAPDNQGIYHTVISKNALAKNKHNVNLHSFEHKISKWNPLNNLRKKGGSNSSSSSSFENKSKDAPIREEYHTGKNHKSKKEERVLSEFSTLNPDEYQLPVIETDSSTFKIDIPELMYEHDDDEGEKGPAVLMNNELANPHIKAADSTIEELNGMVEEMMFSEPEDVKISITEAETFESLTKFDQYKPSNITDDDLQSSHSSAIHSLKLSTNTNDSCADSSKYTADRKLVEPRKVSEESKLNDDSSSYYSPNINNLPKSRMPSQPTYSNSDSKKVSTNESRLNVLQGAANPPQQVIPKPPRRAPGNSISPVQQKCYQNDRRDELSPASAPVPSSAYSPVRSPQFSTTSAGFKQNTLNMPVGYKEPAHVLANQQPMMYRDQHNYPPQQQKQRPFQNTIVPPELKFRNQRTEDLPISQHTVPVKQGVPNVPSNVPLYQQMERMNPIYQHPVNNHKVTQLPHHKNATNAYGKGHADNVQMLDGKWGNHPPRMMPKGVRSNQYPQQHVNRYTPQAQPVVPAEYYNGPPPMQAPPMMSHMIPAQEPVHYTAGANRRSFPQSMKQNAYAVPVQPMGALNGEFYLPEAPQGNKLHGNINKRQERKKLYDNIRSGNFGI
- the SPR1 gene encoding glucan 1,3-beta-glucosidase (Sporulation-specific exo-1,3-beta-glucanase~similar to YOR190W), which produces MVSFRGLTALTLLFTKLVSCNPVSTKNRDSIQFIYKENDNVYSAIDGQTINEKVHGVNLGGWLVLEPYITPSLFEVFRTNPYNDDGIPVDEYHFCQKLGYEKAKERLYNHWSTFYKEEDFAKIASQGFNLVRIPIGYWAFTTLSHDPYVTAEQEYFLDRAIDWARKYGLKVWIDLHGAAGSQNGFDNSGLRDSYKFLDDENLSATMKALTYILSKYSTDVYLDTVTGIELLNEPLGPVIDMERLKNLLLKPAYDYLRNKINSKQIIVIHDAFQPYNYWDSFLNDEKKEYGVIIDHHHYQVFSPVELTRKMDERIKIACQWGYGALSEKHWSVAGEFSAALTDCTKWLNGVGLGARYDGSWAKDNEKSHYINSCTNNENVALWPEERKQDTRKFIEAQLDAFEMTGGWIMWCYKTEDSIEWDVEKLIQHNLFPQPINDRKYPNQCR
- the TUF1 gene encoding translation elongation factor Tu (Mitochondrial translation elongation factor Tu~similar to YOR187W); amino-acid sequence: MSALLPRFLTRTAIRAPGNPLRLSSVISRAFSLTATSYAAAFDRSKPHVNIGTIGHVDHGKTTLTAAITKTLAAKGGANFLDYAAIDKAPEERARGITISTAHVEYETAKRHYSHVDCPGHADYIKNMITGAAQMDGAIIVVAATDGQMPQTREHLLLARQVGVQHIVVFVNKVDTIDDPEMLELVEMEMRELLNEYGFDGDNAPIIMGSALCALEGRQPEIGEQAIMKLLDAVDEYIPTPERDLNKPFLMPVEDIFSISGRGTVVTGRVERGNLKKGEELEIVGHNTTPLKTIVTGIEMFRKELDSAMAGDNAGVLLRGIRRDQLKRGMVLAKPGTVKAHTKILASLYILSKEEGGRHSGFGENYRPQMFIRTADVTVVMRFPKEVEDHSMQVMPGDNVEMECDLIHPTPLEVGQRFNIREGGRTVGTGLITRIIE